TACTTCTCCATCGAGGTCCACGGCGGGGCCCGGCTCCACCAGAACCTGATGAACAACATGATCCATCCATTCGAGGAGGCGCGGCTCTTCTCTTCGCTTCTGCCGAACGTCCTGACCCAGACGCTCATCCGGTCGACGAACGTCTGGGGGTACCGGATGTACCCGCGCAACATCGTGCGGCTGGCGGTCGAATCGTTCCTCCCCGCGATCGACGTGTGGCGCTGCTTCGACTTCCTGAACTACATCCCGAACATGGCGCCGGTCGCCGAGGAGGTGCTTCGCGGCGGGAAGATCTTCTCGCCCGCCATCTCCTTCACCGAGGCGCCGGAGTGCTCGGACGCCTACTATCTCCGGGTGCTGAAGGAGATCGTGTCGCTGTGCGGCGGCACGAGGGACATCATTTTGTGCGTCAAGGACATGGCCGGCGTCGGCTCCCCGGCGCGGATCCGGCGGCTGATCGACGCCTTTCTGCAGAAGTATCCGGGCCTGATCATCCAGTACCACCGGCACTCCACGGACGGGCTGGCGATCCCGGCGATCGCGGAGGCGGCCGCGGCGGGGGCGAAGCTCTTCGACGTGACGGACGACGCCTTCTCCCGCTTCTACGGCCACCCGCCGGTGCGGCCCCTCGTGCGCTACCTGCGCGAGCTTGGGTACGACGTCCGGCTCGACATGAAGCGCGCCGACGAGGCGTCCGACGCGATCCGCGGCTTCATCCGGAGCTACGGGCGGTTCGAGTCCCAGTTCAAGGGGTTCAGCAGCGACGTGACCGTCCACCGGATGCCGGGCGGCGCCTTCCCCTCCTCCTTCGAGCAGGCGGAGAAGGGGGGCTTCCTCGACCTCATGCCCCACATCCTGAAGGGGATGTCGTATGGGAACCGGATCATCAAATATTTCGACGTCACCCCGGGGTCGCAGATCACGTGGACCACGTGGGCGGGGATCCTCCAGCGCACCCACAAGGAGGCGGGGGAGCCCGGCATCCGCCGGCTCTTCTCCGTCCTGGACCGGTTCTTCGAGGCGGGCGAGCGGCTCGAGGCGCTCTCCCAGGCGGACGAGAACCTGCTCCTGCGGCTCTACGCGGGGGCGACGGACGACCTGAAGAACCTGCTGCTCGGGAAGTACGGTCCGCTCCCGTTCGGCTGGCCGAAGGAGTGGGTCTACCGGTCCGTCTTCGGCGAGGAGGGGGCGGCGAAGGCGAAATCCGAGCGCGTCGAATCGTCGCCGCTGTCGCGGCTCGCGGACGAGGACCTCGAAAAGGCGAGGACGGCGATGGAGGCGGAGCTCGGTCGTCCCGCCACGCAGGAGGAGTTCCTCCTGTACCTGATGCACCCGAAGGCGGCGGTCGATTTCCTCAAGTTCCGGCAGCGGTTCGGCGACACCACCATTCTTCCCACCGGCGTCTGGTTCCGTGGGCTGCGCAACCCGGGCGACCAGGTGACGATCACGATCGGGAGCAAGCCGCACGAGATCCGGTTGGTCTCCATCGGCGAGGGGGTGGGCGGGGTGAAGCACGTCGTCCTGTCGGTGGACAACATCATGCACGTCTTCCCCGTCGAGCTTCCGGAGGCCGCGGCGGCGCGCAAGGTGGTCCGGAAGGCGTCACCGGCGAACAGGGGGGAGATCGGCGCGACCGTCACCGGAACGGTGTGGCGGATCGGGACGAAGGACCGGGTGCTGAAGGAAGGAGACCGCCTCCGCAAGGGCGAGGAGGTCATGAACATCGAGGTGATGAAGACCGAGAACGCCGTGAAGTCCCACGTCGCGGGCGTCATCCGCGAGCTGTGCGTGAAGGTGAACGACCGGGTCGAGGAGGGGCAGCTCCTCGCCGTGGTCGACCCCGGGGGCGAATGAACCGCGGAAATCCGGACATGGAACGGGTTTTTGACGGGCTCCGGGGGGCGCTTTCCCTGGTCGCGACATCGGAGCCGCCGCCGGGCCTGCGCTCCGCGGGGGTCCTCGTCCCGCTGCGGGTTTCCGGCGGGGAGGTCACCGTGACGCTGGCGCGGCGAACCGAGCGCGTTCCCCACCACAAGGGGCAGATCTGCTTCCCGGGGGGCAGCCGCGACCCGGGCGATCGGGACCTGCTGGCGACCGCGATGCGCGAGGCGGAGGAGGAGCTGGGAATCCGTGGGGCCGACGTGGAGCTCCTGGGAGCGATGGAGCCGGTCCCCACGATCACCGGGTTCTACATCCAGCCGTTCGTCGCCCGA
The window above is part of the Deltaproteobacteria bacterium genome. Proteins encoded here:
- a CDS encoding biotin/lipoyl-binding protein, which codes for MPGAPKKKGYRKVLKTLRDGKAIWLTNTGPRDTGQSDFKNRFTLHDLSRLMPVYDAAGYFSIEVHGGARLHQNLMNNMIHPFEEARLFSSLLPNVLTQTLIRSTNVWGYRMYPRNIVRLAVESFLPAIDVWRCFDFLNYIPNMAPVAEEVLRGGKIFSPAISFTEAPECSDAYYLRVLKEIVSLCGGTRDIILCVKDMAGVGSPARIRRLIDAFLQKYPGLIIQYHRHSTDGLAIPAIAEAAAAGAKLFDVTDDAFSRFYGHPPVRPLVRYLRELGYDVRLDMKRADEASDAIRGFIRSYGRFESQFKGFSSDVTVHRMPGGAFPSSFEQAEKGGFLDLMPHILKGMSYGNRIIKYFDVTPGSQITWTTWAGILQRTHKEAGEPGIRRLFSVLDRFFEAGERLEALSQADENLLLRLYAGATDDLKNLLLGKYGPLPFGWPKEWVYRSVFGEEGAAKAKSERVESSPLSRLADEDLEKARTAMEAELGRPATQEEFLLYLMHPKAAVDFLKFRQRFGDTTILPTGVWFRGLRNPGDQVTITIGSKPHEIRLVSIGEGVGGVKHVVLSVDNIMHVFPVELPEAAAARKVVRKASPANRGEIGATVTGTVWRIGTKDRVLKEGDRLRKGEEVMNIEVMKTENAVKSHVAGVIRELCVKVNDRVEEGQLLAVVDPGGE
- a CDS encoding CoA pyrophosphatase, yielding MERVFDGLRGALSLVATSEPPPGLRSAGVLVPLRVSGGEVTVTLARRTERVPHHKGQICFPGGSRDPGDRDLLATAMREAEEELGIRGADVELLGAMEPVPTITGFYIQPFVARIPRDARFHLDGFEMAETFDAPLSAFTDFSRYRAAATTFLGKPYMVYFLDYDRFTIWGATARILHNLAELARGTGASSR